From the Bacteroidia bacterium genome, one window contains:
- a CDS encoding T9SS type A sorting domain-containing protein: MIYSIINIHNTIARAMNIRNRVLTLLILTTLTSLVATQDCWSQSVAGGGAHSLVLYPTGAVSATGLNDWGQLGDGSTTNRTTLVRVTELNGVTAVSAGQHFSLALKENGTVWAWGLGGHGQLGDGTQTTRLTPVQVSGLSGVTAISCGQEYSLALKNDGTVWAWGYNGEGELGDGSTVWRVTPVQVSGLAGVVAIAGGWRHSLALKDDGTVWAWGLNTDGQLGDGTTTTKLSPVQVAGLCGITAISVGWTHSLAVKADGTVWAWGLNVNGQLGDGTTTTRPTPVQVTGLSEIVATSAGRYHSLAKRADGTVRAWGVGGELGDGSTVTRLTPVQVLGLSGITSISSGAEHGLAMKNDESVYAWGANWFGQLGDGTTDWRLTPFQMIPTVDAGPDLTLTLGYGDQSKTITAVASGGTPPYSYMWSTNQTTASITVSPMLTTVYTVTITDASNRTATDNVTVTVIDWRCGIQNNKVKICHNGHEICVDASAVPAHLEHGDNLGSCQTPKVESNTNTSNFFLSQNFPNPFNPTTTISYSLPERAVVQLRVYDLIGREIAVLVNGEREAGVHTVLFDAHALDAGVYFYRLFAGNEVLSGAMTLVK, encoded by the coding sequence ATGATATACTCCATAATTAATATTCACAACACGATAGCAAGAGCAATGAACATACGAAACAGAGTTCTCACATTGCTCATATTGACGACTCTGACATCATTGGTCGCAACACAGGACTGTTGGTCACAATCCGTAGCTGGTGGCGGGGCTCATTCTCTCGTGTTGTACCCGACTGGTGCCGTTTCTGCAACCGGACTGAACGACTGGGGGCAACTCGGCGATGGATCGACAACAAACAGAACGACACTTGTTCGGGTAACCGAGCTTAATGGCGTAACCGCCGTTTCAGCTGGTCAACATTTTTCTCTTGCCTTGAAAGAGAATGGGACTGTCTGGGCATGGGGATTGGGTGGACATGGACAACTCGGTGATGGGACCCAAACGACAAGGCTTACACCTGTTCAGGTATCTGGGTTATCAGGAGTAACAGCAATTTCCTGCGGTCAGGAGTATTCGCTCGCCTTGAAAAACGACGGGACGGTCTGGGCATGGGGATATAATGGAGAAGGCGAGCTCGGTGATGGGAGTACGGTGTGGAGAGTGACGCCCGTACAGGTTTCGGGATTAGCTGGAGTAGTTGCTATTGCAGGCGGATGGCGCCATTCTCTTGCATTGAAAGATGATGGAACAGTCTGGGCATGGGGGCTGAACACAGATGGACAACTCGGAGATGGCACCACGACAACAAAATTGTCTCCCGTACAGGTCGCTGGACTATGTGGAATAACCGCCATATCGGTTGGTTGGACTCATTCACTTGCCGTAAAAGCTGATGGGACTGTCTGGGCTTGGGGATTGAATGTGAATGGACAACTCGGCGATGGCACCACCACGACGAGACCGACACCCGTTCAAGTAACTGGGTTATCAGAAATAGTTGCCACTTCCGCAGGGAGGTATCATTCGCTGGCCAAAAGGGCTGATGGAACAGTTCGAGCGTGGGGAGTAGGTGGGGAACTCGGCGATGGAAGCACAGTGACGAGGCTGACGCCCGTCCAGGTTCTCGGGTTATCTGGAATAACTTCCATTTCCAGTGGAGCGGAGCATGGCCTTGCAATGAAAAATGATGAATCGGTCTACGCATGGGGAGCGAATTGGTTTGGACAACTCGGTGATGGAACCACAGATTGGAGGTTAACACCGTTTCAAATGATTCCTACCGTCGATGCAGGGCCCGATTTGACACTAACTTTGGGCTATGGAGATCAATCCAAGACGATCACGGCGGTCGCATCTGGCGGCACGCCCCCCTACAGCTACATGTGGTCCACGAACCAGACCACAGCTTCAATTACTGTTTCTCCTATGCTCACCACAGTCTATACTGTGACAATCACTGATGCGAGCAACCGGACGGCAACAGACAACGTGACAGTGACCGTGATTGACTGGCGTTGTGGGATTCAGAACAACAAAGTCAAGATCTGTCACAATGGTCATGAGATATGCGTCGATGCGAGTGCCGTGCCTGCACATCTCGAACATGGAGACAACCTTGGTAGCTGTCAAACACCAAAAGTTGAGTCTAACACCAATACATCTAATTTTTTCCTCTCCCAAAACTTCCCCAACCCCTTCAACCCAACCACCACGATCAGCTACAGCCTACCGGAGCGCGCCGTCGTGCAGCTTCGCGTCTATGACCTCATCGGGCGCGAAATTGCTGTGCTGGTCAATGGAGAGCGGGAGGCCGGTGTGCATACTGTGTTGTTCGACGCCCACGCACTTGATGCAGGCGTATATTTCTATCGGCTCTTTGCCGGCAATGAGGTGCTCTCGGGAGCGATGACGCTGGTGAAGTAA
- a CDS encoding methyltransferase domain-containing protein yields MSDTNRYTGMPLRHSVGGSQEDVTAEVRSFYEAIQFPGTRPMEQDSLVFLRKFDRLVTAMRKDGRDVRVLDAGCGTGNTTLSLAAQFPAVTFTGVDLSGSSIERAKCGVAAHGLWNAEFYRWNLLHPLRHEKPFDIILCFGALHHTADMHTALGNISAVLGDEGSMFLWVYGAYGRYRHVLNMELLAMLLGADPTDDAVAVAREFIQAAGDNMAARDLLGERSADPLLRTFFEDATWIADQFLNPNEYSLTFRVILALLQSSGLNMEEWIGAPKDISVLLRSDELRRRYYLMSSDEQLIACDLLLKPDRYFLMLGKKSGG; encoded by the coding sequence ATGTCTGACACGAATCGGTATACTGGCATGCCGCTGCGTCATTCCGTAGGAGGCTCGCAGGAGGATGTGACGGCAGAGGTCCGGAGCTTCTACGAGGCGATACAATTTCCGGGTACGCGTCCTATGGAACAGGATAGTCTCGTCTTTTTACGGAAGTTCGACCGCCTCGTGACTGCGATGAGAAAGGATGGCAGGGATGTACGCGTGCTGGACGCAGGCTGCGGGACGGGGAACACGACGCTTTCGCTCGCGGCGCAGTTCCCTGCAGTGACCTTTACCGGAGTAGATCTTTCCGGCAGCTCCATTGAGCGCGCCAAGTGTGGTGTGGCGGCGCACGGCCTCTGGAACGCGGAGTTCTATCGGTGGAATCTGCTTCATCCGCTCAGACACGAGAAGCCTTTCGATATTATTCTCTGTTTCGGCGCGCTGCACCACACGGCGGATATGCACACTGCGCTTGGAAATATCAGTGCTGTGCTTGGAGACGAAGGCAGCATGTTCCTCTGGGTGTACGGTGCATACGGACGATACCGGCACGTGCTCAACATGGAGTTGCTGGCGATGTTGCTCGGTGCTGACCCGACGGATGATGCGGTTGCTGTGGCACGCGAATTCATTCAAGCGGCAGGAGACAACATGGCGGCCCGTGATCTGCTCGGGGAGCGAAGCGCCGATCCGTTGCTGCGCACGTTTTTTGAGGATGCAACGTGGATAGCTGACCAGTTTCTCAATCCCAACGAATATAGTCTCACATTTCGCGTTATCCTGGCTCTGTTGCAGTCAAGCGGGCTGAACATGGAGGAATGGATCGGTGCTCCAAAGGATATCAGCGTTTTGCTGCGATCCGATGAGCTCCGCCGTCGATATTATTTGATGAGCAGCGATGAACAATTGATCGCCTGCGACCTGCTGTTGAAACCCGATCGCTATTTTCTCATGCTGGGAAAGAAATCCGGAGGGTAA
- a CDS encoding PKD domain-containing protein yields the protein MKRFHFSIMTAILLISSVVEMYASGPDRASQSLANTGIRFQENRGQIVDSEGRARHDIAFIAEAPGVRMYFRIDGISYVFSETSLNLAEAPHEGAPVTFAKSSTAAESKLYRMDMTFPGSNPNTRLRVGDVYPGYVNYYLPHCPQGITGVKEYGRIVYENIYRHIDLELLSSGGKIKYNFVVRPGGLVSDIRMHYDGSIETALTQAGLLQIATPLGRIEEAAPYSYVGREENEVQSRFIQDGNTVGFEVDAYDRWQTLVIDPWATYYGGSAGDGAYEIVVDEYGNVIIAGNTSSLNLPVSTGLQTVLAGGSDAFVTKFDNAGQRVWATYYGGSGNDGAASISWNTNGKCTIVGTTYSSNLPGTSGSYQPLYKGNGDAYLAQFSSAGVLLWATYYGGTKVEQMPCAATDANGNIFLALQSGSKGMPLTPGVFSVSGGLNLVKFSESGTLLWATQHGSGTPWDGIATDVYGNILVTGMAPSGFPVSSGAWQSTCAGGNDAFILKYSGSGARLWSTYYGGSSNDWARGLATDGNGDVVITGYTYSTDLPVSPTAFQTYHAGGGMYDQDAYLAKFSASGQHLWSTYYGGSSYDYGFAVTTDLNNSITFAGSTSSAQFPVSPGAFQGSIQGMRDGFVVQFSSAGSRNWATFFGGSNDETVYGIVSDAAAALYFTGNTYSTDFPTLNPSQPVNAGQADAFIAQLNSSGLIPGYNAPPVAVMAAVPTQGKAPLAVNFSSAGSYDPDGTITAYSWDFGDGGSSNLEHPSHDYLTPGVYTAVLMVTDNGNATASASTTVTVTSASAYLYVHDQTVTRVKAGNKWKGRDLITIYDGANQPASGAVVTASYSGPNSGTATGTTASNGTVMLETAPIANPAGIWCFTVTNAQKSGYTYNSGIGVPSACEVAPKVSTSIPSTIDVSVDPNPFNPSTTLTYSIPDDGFVLLKVFNVSGQVVSVLVKEKKAPGTYSVVFNGAHLPSGLYLYRLEADDQTCVGRMILIK from the coding sequence ATGAAACGGTTCCATTTTTCGATTATGACAGCGATACTGCTCATCTCTTCGGTGGTAGAGATGTACGCGTCCGGTCCCGACCGTGCCTCGCAGTCACTCGCGAATACAGGGATCCGATTCCAGGAAAACCGCGGGCAAATTGTTGATTCCGAAGGACGAGCGCGCCACGACATCGCCTTCATTGCGGAGGCACCAGGAGTGCGTATGTATTTTCGCATTGACGGAATCAGCTATGTCTTCAGCGAGACAAGCCTTAACCTCGCCGAAGCTCCTCATGAGGGTGCGCCGGTGACCTTCGCCAAAAGCAGCACAGCTGCTGAATCAAAGCTCTATCGCATGGATATGACATTCCCGGGCAGCAATCCGAACACGCGTCTGCGCGTCGGCGATGTGTACCCGGGGTATGTGAATTACTACCTCCCCCACTGCCCGCAGGGTATCACGGGTGTCAAAGAGTACGGTCGTATCGTGTATGAGAATATCTACCGGCACATCGACCTGGAACTCCTCAGTAGCGGCGGAAAGATCAAATACAACTTCGTTGTGCGTCCCGGCGGGCTGGTGAGCGACATACGTATGCACTATGATGGCTCCATCGAAACCGCGCTGACACAGGCAGGGCTACTGCAAATCGCAACGCCCCTCGGCCGCATCGAAGAAGCCGCTCCGTACAGCTACGTTGGCCGTGAAGAAAACGAAGTGCAATCACGATTTATTCAAGACGGCAACACCGTGGGCTTCGAGGTGGATGCGTATGATCGTTGGCAGACGCTCGTCATCGATCCCTGGGCGACCTATTATGGGGGAAGCGCAGGAGACGGAGCGTATGAAATTGTCGTCGACGAATACGGAAATGTCATTATTGCCGGAAACACAAGCAGTCTGAATCTCCCGGTCAGCACGGGTCTGCAGACGGTACTTGCCGGCGGATCCGATGCGTTTGTGACGAAGTTTGACAACGCGGGACAGCGCGTCTGGGCGACGTACTATGGAGGCAGCGGTAATGATGGGGCTGCCAGCATCTCGTGGAATACGAACGGGAAATGCACTATCGTCGGCACCACCTACAGCAGCAATCTCCCCGGAACGTCAGGATCCTATCAGCCGCTGTACAAGGGTAACGGCGATGCCTACCTCGCACAGTTCAGTTCCGCCGGAGTGCTTCTGTGGGCGACCTATTACGGCGGCACAAAGGTGGAGCAGATGCCCTGTGCCGCCACGGATGCCAACGGCAACATTTTTCTTGCCCTTCAGTCCGGCAGCAAGGGCATGCCTCTCACGCCCGGCGTGTTTTCCGTGAGCGGTGGTCTGAACCTCGTAAAGTTCAGCGAGAGCGGCACCTTGCTCTGGGCCACGCAGCATGGCAGCGGAACACCGTGGGACGGCATCGCCACCGACGTGTACGGCAACATTCTCGTCACGGGTATGGCGCCCAGCGGATTTCCGGTGTCAAGCGGAGCGTGGCAATCCACCTGCGCCGGAGGCAATGACGCCTTTATCCTCAAGTACAGCGGAAGCGGTGCGCGGCTGTGGTCAACATATTACGGAGGAAGCAGCAACGACTGGGCGCGCGGGCTAGCGACCGACGGAAACGGTGATGTTGTGATCACCGGCTACACGTACAGCACGGATCTACCCGTTTCTCCCACTGCATTCCAGACCTACCATGCCGGAGGTGGGATGTATGACCAGGATGCCTATCTCGCGAAGTTTTCCGCCTCGGGACAGCACCTGTGGTCCACATACTACGGAGGAAGCAGCTACGACTATGGATTCGCAGTGACAACAGATCTGAACAATAGCATCACGTTCGCCGGAAGCACCAGCAGTGCGCAGTTTCCGGTTTCTCCCGGAGCATTCCAGGGGTCGATCCAAGGAATGCGAGATGGCTTTGTTGTCCAGTTCAGCAGCGCTGGAAGCAGAAATTGGGCGACGTTTTTCGGAGGCAGCAATGACGAGACAGTGTATGGTATTGTTTCTGACGCAGCGGCCGCGTTGTACTTTACGGGAAACACGTACAGCACCGATTTCCCGACTCTGAATCCATCTCAGCCGGTAAATGCAGGTCAAGCGGACGCCTTCATCGCACAGCTCAACTCGAGCGGCCTCATTCCCGGCTACAATGCCCCACCTGTTGCGGTGATGGCTGCAGTTCCGACACAGGGTAAAGCTCCGCTGGCGGTGAACTTCAGTTCCGCCGGTTCGTATGATCCGGACGGCACGATCACAGCATATTCCTGGGATTTCGGCGACGGAGGCAGCTCTAATCTGGAGCACCCGTCTCATGACTACCTGACTCCCGGCGTCTATACCGCCGTGTTGATGGTGACGGACAATGGCAACGCGACCGCGAGTGCGAGTACGACGGTTACTGTCACCTCGGCCTCCGCATACCTCTATGTGCATGATCAGACGGTCACCCGCGTCAAGGCAGGAAACAAGTGGAAAGGCCGGGATCTGATCACCATTTATGATGGAGCGAATCAGCCCGCGTCCGGTGCGGTGGTGACCGCCAGCTACAGCGGGCCGAACAGCGGAACGGCAACGGGAACGACAGCCAGCAACGGAACAGTAATGCTCGAAACAGCGCCCATAGCCAATCCTGCGGGCATTTGGTGCTTCACCGTCACCAACGCCCAGAAAAGCGGCTATACGTATAATTCCGGCATCGGTGTGCCCAGCGCCTGTGAAGTGGCACCGAAAGTGAGCACGTCCATCCCATCCACGATTGATGTCAGCGTGGATCCTAATCCCTTCAATCCTTCGACGACCCTCACATACAGTATACCAGACGACGGCTTTGTCCTACTGAAAGTTTTTAATGTGAGCGGACAGGTTGTATCAGTTTTGGTGAAGGAGAAGAAAGCACCAGGGACATACTCCGTTGTCTTCAATGGTGCTCATCTGCCGAGTGGACTCTACCTCTACCGTCTTGAAGCAGACGACCAGACTTGTGTTGGCCGGATGATTCTGATCAAGTAG
- a CDS encoding B12-binding domain-containing radical SAM protein — translation MKFLLVDILRSGLEEIWPAAEHSLGLMYLSAVLKQRFGALVDVELRSLISLPHHADQDRESMQRLLEEAQPDVVGLRSLTLSSDCVHTVARVVKGWRSDCVLLAGGPYASDDPGDVLSTGLVDVAVIGEGELTLLELTQCLLDRVPYAHVEGIAFRNNGSMVKNPPRAVINDLDALPFPDYSVVDLDIFSNRYLSFAAKVSTPHANIMTSRGCPYRCAYCHNILGKTFRPRSAQNVFEEIRWIHDELGITDFQVIDDIFNLDMDRAKRICDLIIQSGMNLTFAFPNAIRSDRVDEELVEKMALAGTKFTAIAIETASPRLQKLIKKNLDLDTAFRTIDLFSEAGVVTRGFFMLGFPTETEEEALSTIEYAKQSALCGATFFQVVYYPGTKLYELAQSMGYFKEEHNEINRDYVQVSDGPYNFSAERMIELKKKAITEFAFTKERVMRAENIMPPYFTPREIDGLFMAYVVSAQTRWEDIEDDYVRTRLKRHFIIADRFSRKREFYV, via the coding sequence ATGAAATTCCTGCTCGTCGATATTCTCCGCTCGGGCCTCGAGGAGATATGGCCCGCCGCAGAACACTCGCTCGGCCTGATGTACCTTTCGGCTGTACTTAAACAGCGCTTCGGCGCACTGGTGGACGTGGAACTGCGCTCGCTGATTTCGCTGCCTCATCATGCAGACCAGGACCGCGAGTCGATGCAGCGCCTGCTGGAGGAAGCACAGCCGGACGTCGTGGGGCTACGCTCACTCACGCTCAGCAGCGATTGTGTCCACACTGTGGCCCGGGTTGTGAAGGGGTGGCGAAGCGATTGCGTGCTTCTCGCCGGCGGTCCATACGCGTCCGACGATCCGGGCGATGTGCTGTCGACAGGTCTGGTTGATGTGGCCGTTATCGGGGAAGGCGAGCTGACACTGCTTGAATTGACGCAGTGCCTGCTCGATCGCGTGCCCTACGCGCACGTCGAGGGCATCGCGTTTCGGAACAATGGAAGCATGGTCAAAAATCCTCCCCGCGCCGTGATCAACGATCTCGATGCGCTCCCGTTTCCGGATTACTCGGTCGTGGATCTCGATATTTTTTCGAACCGCTACCTCAGCTTCGCTGCTAAGGTATCGACGCCGCATGCGAATATCATGACGTCGCGCGGATGTCCCTACCGCTGCGCGTATTGTCACAATATTCTGGGCAAGACCTTCCGACCCAGGTCCGCACAGAACGTGTTCGAGGAGATCCGCTGGATACATGACGAACTGGGGATCACGGACTTTCAGGTGATCGACGACATTTTCAATCTCGATATGGACCGGGCGAAGCGAATTTGCGACTTGATTATCCAGAGTGGCATGAATCTGACGTTCGCGTTTCCGAATGCGATACGCTCGGACAGGGTCGATGAGGAACTTGTGGAAAAAATGGCGCTGGCGGGGACGAAGTTTACCGCTATAGCCATCGAAACCGCGTCTCCCCGTCTGCAGAAGCTGATAAAGAAGAATCTCGATCTCGACACGGCCTTTCGCACGATCGATTTGTTTTCAGAGGCCGGAGTCGTGACACGCGGCTTCTTCATGCTCGGCTTCCCAACTGAAACCGAGGAAGAAGCGCTCAGCACCATCGAATACGCGAAGCAGTCTGCTTTGTGCGGGGCGACCTTCTTCCAGGTCGTGTATTACCCCGGAACAAAACTGTACGAGCTCGCGCAGTCGATGGGGTATTTCAAGGAGGAACACAACGAAATCAATCGCGATTACGTCCAGGTAAGCGATGGTCCATACAATTTCAGCGCCGAGCGGATGATAGAGCTGAAGAAGAAGGCGATAACGGAATTCGCATTTACGAAGGAGAGAGTGATGCGTGCGGAGAACATCATGCCGCCGTATTTCACACCGCGCGAGATAGATGGTCTCTTCATGGCCTACGTGGTGTCGGCGCAGACGCGTTGGGAGGACATCGAGGATGACTATGTGCGCACGCGCCTGAAACGACATTTCATTATCGCGGATCGGTTCTCAAGGAAGAGAGAATTTTATGTCTGA
- a CDS encoding HAD-IIIC family phosphatase yields the protein MMSWLCKCVIWDLDNTVWDGICLEGQVTPRPEAVRTLETLHGRGILQSIASRGDEAIALRTLEEHQLRPYFTAPKINWLPKNTNILDIVRTLNLAPDAAAFIDDDPFEREQVAWMLPGVRVFAADQAAGLPDLPGFDSGPLTPEAMKRNRLYQEEEARKAAERDFASREDFLLSCGMELCVRHAATTDVPRVLELMKRTHQMNSTGLLPDEAEVYRMLEDPGDVRSLYVAELRDRFGACGIIGTVMSETTGARWDIQLFAMSCRVMGRGVERAILSTLIGEATERGCASVTASYTATDRNRMMRTMFQMAGFRQHELRENGSLVFLLDHSQKPVCPSWVRIQ from the coding sequence ATGATGTCGTGGCTCTGCAAATGCGTGATCTGGGATCTGGATAATACGGTGTGGGACGGCATCTGTCTCGAAGGACAGGTCACACCCCGCCCGGAGGCGGTCCGGACGCTTGAAACTCTCCACGGGCGCGGGATATTGCAATCCATTGCCAGCCGGGGAGATGAAGCCATCGCGCTGCGGACCCTGGAAGAGCATCAACTGCGCCCGTATTTCACCGCTCCGAAGATTAACTGGCTTCCGAAAAACACGAACATCCTTGACATCGTGCGTACGCTCAATCTGGCGCCGGATGCCGCGGCCTTTATCGACGACGATCCCTTCGAACGCGAGCAGGTCGCATGGATGCTGCCGGGCGTGCGCGTTTTCGCAGCGGATCAGGCAGCAGGGCTTCCGGATCTCCCTGGCTTTGATTCCGGTCCGCTGACTCCCGAGGCCATGAAGCGCAACCGGCTCTATCAGGAGGAAGAGGCCAGGAAAGCCGCCGAGCGCGATTTCGCGAGTCGTGAGGACTTCCTGCTCTCCTGCGGCATGGAGTTGTGCGTCCGCCATGCTGCGACCACGGACGTTCCACGAGTTCTTGAATTGATGAAGCGCACGCATCAGATGAACTCTACCGGGCTGTTACCGGACGAGGCCGAGGTATATCGCATGCTTGAGGATCCCGGTGACGTCCGCAGCCTCTATGTCGCGGAACTGCGGGACAGGTTTGGCGCCTGCGGTATCATCGGTACGGTCATGTCGGAAACCACCGGAGCGCGCTGGGATATTCAACTCTTCGCGATGTCGTGCCGCGTCATGGGGCGCGGAGTCGAACGTGCGATTCTCTCCACGCTCATAGGTGAGGCGACGGAGCGAGGCTGCGCAAGCGTAACAGCATCGTACACAGCGACGGATCGGAATCGTATGATGCGCACAATGTTCCAGATGGCGGGTTTCCGGCAGCATGAGCTTCGCGAAAATGGAAGTCTTGTGTTTCTTCTTGACCATTCACAGAAGCCTGTATGTCCATCATGGGTGAGGATACAATGA
- a CDS encoding sensor histidine kinase encodes MDKQRLTIYENSGESSEWSARQIAGIYHDFGLYFELRGSNDEAHRHYERALKVLSDAKIKDGMAQLYSSIGGLYEKTGNPRAALEAYSTGLAIAENTGEFASQVTHLTNIGLLHLGEDRLDECLKYLKRSIDLNSMLGNPKGFVYAYVNMGLAYRRLGKLDLAMDYYLRGLDQARSVGEQYALAWALHRVAECYLSLEDYHRAIKHIEECRSIVENRFDRSWLAEVLGTAALAYRHLHEFDKAQQYVQRSLEIHKMIGSTEGIGKDNFIIGLIHAQRRQFDEALPYFDAAEKLGAQTTQYASVAEARLNIGLCHLARHRYEQARDHLMQALSMAELCNRIEVKRDACKGLSDAAHANGDHVAAFKYHVRFTALRDSVLREQNRQSINEITARYEFDLKNQRITILEQEQSLQKSELARQAESLRLKALEMERMRQRNQLITRQHELDLLQLEKQRQDHLLTTTQLDLERETRVRREKDVILISNERSYNASLAHSARQVKNMLLILLLLLLVISYLTFKRIRAKKVEAALRAEAAEVRELAARTELERKESEFQKLYTSRLIEIEEQERRRLAGELHDGLGQELLVIENQAELALIDYNVLSARESLASIAERAKNVIVEVRRVSRNLRPVQLERAGLTETVRDTLHRIEASTGLHIQTDIENMDGCFSQDKEIHLFRIVQESISNILSHSHADAASVSVSRNDADVHIRIEDNGIGFDVSALTIRQDSERGFGLHGMRERVAMLGGTIAIVSNPGQGTTIDVRIPLPVDTERMYEAQEVT; translated from the coding sequence ATGGACAAGCAGCGCCTGACGATCTATGAGAATTCTGGCGAAAGCTCGGAATGGAGTGCAAGGCAAATCGCGGGGATATATCATGACTTCGGTTTGTACTTTGAGCTCCGCGGAAGCAATGATGAAGCACACCGGCACTATGAACGCGCCTTGAAAGTGCTCTCGGATGCGAAGATAAAGGATGGTATGGCACAGCTCTATTCAAGTATCGGCGGTCTTTATGAAAAGACCGGCAATCCAAGAGCTGCACTGGAAGCATACAGCACTGGCCTCGCCATTGCCGAGAATACCGGTGAGTTTGCTTCACAGGTCACACACCTCACCAATATCGGTTTGCTCCATCTGGGAGAGGATCGGCTGGATGAATGTTTGAAATATCTGAAGAGGAGCATCGACTTGAATTCCATGCTTGGTAATCCAAAGGGCTTTGTCTATGCTTATGTCAATATGGGACTCGCGTACAGACGGCTCGGGAAATTGGACCTTGCGATGGATTATTATCTGCGTGGCCTGGATCAGGCACGTTCCGTCGGGGAGCAATATGCTCTTGCCTGGGCTCTCCACCGCGTCGCGGAATGTTACCTGTCACTCGAAGATTACCACCGTGCCATCAAGCATATCGAAGAATGTCGCAGCATCGTAGAGAACAGATTTGACCGTAGTTGGCTTGCCGAAGTGCTGGGTACAGCCGCCTTGGCATATCGGCATCTACATGAATTTGACAAGGCACAGCAGTATGTCCAACGCAGTCTGGAGATTCATAAGATGATCGGGAGCACGGAGGGTATCGGAAAGGATAACTTCATCATCGGATTGATTCACGCGCAGCGACGGCAGTTCGACGAGGCGCTACCCTACTTCGATGCGGCTGAAAAGTTGGGGGCGCAGACGACTCAATATGCGAGTGTTGCGGAGGCTCGTTTGAACATCGGTTTGTGTCATCTTGCACGCCACCGCTATGAGCAGGCTCGGGATCATTTGATGCAAGCTCTCTCCATGGCTGAGTTATGCAATCGGATTGAAGTCAAGCGAGATGCATGCAAGGGGCTGAGTGACGCCGCACACGCGAACGGTGATCATGTCGCAGCCTTCAAATATCACGTGCGTTTTACAGCATTGAGGGATTCGGTTCTCAGAGAGCAAAATCGACAGAGTATCAACGAGATTACGGCACGTTACGAATTTGATTTGAAGAATCAGAGGATTACGATACTTGAGCAAGAACAGTCCCTACAGAAGTCCGAGCTAGCCAGACAAGCAGAGTCGCTTCGCCTTAAGGCGCTTGAGATGGAGCGCATGCGTCAGCGTAACCAGCTGATCACACGGCAACACGAACTTGATCTTCTGCAACTCGAAAAACAGCGCCAAGACCATCTATTGACAACTACACAGCTCGATCTGGAACGTGAAACCAGAGTTCGGAGGGAAAAAGATGTCATCCTCATTTCGAATGAGAGATCATATAACGCATCGCTAGCTCATTCTGCCAGACAGGTAAAGAACATGCTCCTGATACTTCTTCTGCTGCTCCTCGTCATCTCCTACCTCACCTTCAAACGCATACGTGCGAAAAAAGTGGAAGCCGCGCTGCGTGCCGAAGCGGCGGAAGTCCGCGAGTTGGCCGCACGCACCGAGCTGGAGCGTAAGGAAAGTGAATTTCAGAAACTGTATACCAGCAGACTGATCGAAATCGAGGAACAGGAGAGACGGAGACTCGCCGGCGAATTGCACGACGGCCTCGGACAGGAATTGCTCGTCATTGAAAACCAGGCCGAGCTTGCACTGATCGATTATAACGTCCTTTCGGCCCGCGAGAGCCTGGCCAGCATTGCTGAACGAGCCAAGAACGTCATCGTGGAGGTGCGTCGGGTTTCACGGAACCTGCGTCCTGTACAGCTCGAACGCGCCGGACTCACCGAAACAGTGAGAGACACCCTGCACCGCATTGAAGCATCGACAGGGCTGCATATACAAACCGATATAGAGAACATGGACGGCTGCTTTTCCCAGGACAAGGAAATTCATCTCTTCCGCATCGTCCAGGAAAGCATCAGCAACATCCTCAGCCACTCGCATGCGGATGCGGCATCCGTCAGCGTTTCGCGAAATGATGCGGACGTGCATATCCGAATCGAGGACAATGGCATCGGCTTCGATGTGTCGGCATTGACGATACGGCAGGATTCAGAACGTGGCTTCGGACTTCACGGAATGAGAGAGCGGGTGGCGATGCTCGGCGGCACTATAGCAATCGTAAGCAACCCGGGACAAGGCACAACAATTGACGTGCGCATCCCACTGCCTGTTGATACTGAGCGTATGTACGAGGCGCAGGAGGTAACGTGA
- a CDS encoding acyl carrier protein → METDIEAILIAFIREHCLPQKMQTTLGLGDNLFETGTIDSAGLIHFIGYIEERFDIVIPDEDLIPEKFTTIASIADYIRSRLSEPAVIEEG, encoded by the coding sequence ATGGAAACGGATATCGAAGCTATCCTTATCGCATTTATCCGCGAGCACTGTCTTCCTCAGAAGATGCAGACAACGCTCGGGCTTGGTGACAACCTGTTCGAGACCGGGACCATCGATTCCGCCGGACTGATCCATTTTATCGGCTATATCGAGGAACGATTCGATATCGTCATTCCCGACGAGGATCTCATCCCGGAAAAATTCACTACCATCGCCTCCATCGCGGACTACATCCGCAGCCGGCTCAGCGAGCCCGCCGTAATCGAGGAGGGGTGA